In one window of Tripterygium wilfordii isolate XIE 37 chromosome 1, ASM1340144v1, whole genome shotgun sequence DNA:
- the LOC119983434 gene encoding peptidyl-prolyl cis-trans isomerase CYP65-like isoform X4, with the protein MLKCFTPLFCGGEYHCPVLNKVFTEFTHIIAVKTTGNVFCYEAIKELNIKTKNWKELLTDEPFTKEDLVTIQNPNALDSKVTLDFDHVKKSLKVDDEELMGMASNINIAGDIKEMLEELGTEKGKQTALLGGGGSKAQNERAAALAAILAARSRIKEDSQSNPSEEVKAPSFSIVDAASASVHGRSAAAAKAGSSDKTAARIAMHMAGDRAPVNAKLVKSRYTTGAASRSFTSTSYDPITKNEFEYVKVEKNPKKKGYVQMHTTHGDLNIELHCDLTPRTCENFITLCERGYYNGVAFHRNIRNFMIQGGDPTGTGRGGESIWGKPFKDEVNSKLLHSGRGVVSMANSGPHSNGSQFFILYKSANHLNFKHSVFGNVVGGLTALAAMEKVPIDDNDRPLEEIKIKGVTIFVSPYNEPDEEEEKAKDEKNAEEDGENDKVGSWYSNPGTGATESGAVGGGVGKYLKVKNAQNKSATIDTSLTADAVTKKRKVSSGEFKDFSGW; encoded by the exons ATGCTGAAG TGTTTCACTCCTCTTTTTTGTGGAG GAGAGTATCATTGCCCTGTACTAAACAAAGTTTTTACTGAATTTACACACATAATTGCTGTAAAGACCACGGGAAATGTTTTCTGTTATGAG GCGATTAAAGAATTGAACATCAAAACCAAGAACTGGAAAGAGCTCCTGACTGATGAACCGTTCACCAAGGAAGACCTTGTAACAATTCAG AATCCCAATGCTCTGGACAGCAAGGTTACCCTAGACTTTGATCATGTTAAGAAAAGTCTGAAAGTGGATGATGAAG AACTAATGGGAATGGCCTCTAACATAAACATTGCTGGGGATATCAAGGAAATGCTGGAGGAGCTTGGAACTGAAAAGGGAAAGCAAACTGCGCTCCTCGGGGGAGGTGGCAGTAAGGCACAAAATGAAAGGGCCGCTGCACTTGCTGCCATACTAGCAGCAAGGTCACGTATTAAAGAGGATTCCCAATCAAATCCAAGTGAGGAGGTTAAAGCTCCATCTTTTAGCATAGTAGATGCTGCATCTGCATCAGTACATGGAAGGAGTGCAGCTGCAGCAAAAGCTGGATCAAGTGATAAAACTGCTGCTCGGATAGCCATGCACATGGCTGGAGACAGGGCACCTGTGAATGCGAAGCTG GTTAAGAGCCGTTACACCACTGGTGCTGCTTCACGATCCTTCACTTCGACGTCTTATGATCCCATCACTAAGAATGAATTCGAATATGTTAAAGttgaaaaaaatccaaagaagaaagGTTATGTTCAGATGCACACAACACATGGGGACTTAAACATTGAGCTACATTGTGACTTAACTCCTAGGACATGTGAGAACTTCATCACGCTCTGTGAACGTGGCTACTATAACGGGGTAGCTTTCCACAGGAACATTCG GAATTTTATGATCCAAGGTGGTGATCCTACCGGCACTGGAAGAGGAGGTGAATCAATATGGGGGAAACCTTTTAAAGATGAAGTTAACTCCAAATTGCTTCATTCTGGAAGGGGCGTTGTTAGCATGGCTAACAGTGGTCCCCACTCAAATGGTTCCCAGTTTTTCATCCTTTACAAATCTGCAAATCATCTCAACTTCAAACATTCAGTTTTTGGCAATGTTGTTGGTGGCTTAACTGCACTGGCAGCTATGGAAAAGGTTCCTATTGATGACAATGACAGACCGTTG GAGGAGATTAAGATAAAGGGTGTGACCATTTTTGTCAGTCCTTACAATGAAcctgatgaagaagaagaaaaggccaAAGATGAAAAGAATGCCGAGGAGGATGGTGAAAAT GATAAGGTTGGGTCATGGTATAGTAATCCCGGTACAGGAGCAACAGAATCGGGAGCTGTGGGAGGTGGAGTAGGGAAGTACTTGAAGGTGAAGAATGCTCAGAATAAATCTGCTACCATTGACACCAGTTTGACAGCAGATGCTGtgacaaagaaaaggaaagtttCATCAGGAGAATTTAAAGATTTTTCCGGCTGGTGA
- the LOC119983434 gene encoding peptidyl-prolyl cis-trans isomerase CYP65-like isoform X1, with protein sequence MGKKQHSKDRMYLTKTEWATEWGGAKSKETGTPFKRLPFYCCSLTFTPFEDPVCTAEGSVFEILSIIPYIRKYGKHPVTGAPLKQEDLIPLSFHKNAEGEYHCPVLNKVFTEFTHIIAVKTTGNVFCYEAIKELNIKTKNWKELLTDEPFTKEDLVTIQNPNALDSKVTLDFDHVKKSLKVDDEELMGMASNINIAGDIKEMLEELGTEKGKQTALLGGGGSKAQNERAAALAAILAARSRIKEDSQSNPSEEVKAPSFSIVDAASASVHGRSAAAAKAGSSDKTAARIAMHMAGDRAPVNAKLVKSRYTTGAASRSFTSTSYDPITKNEFEYVKVEKNPKKKGYVQMHTTHGDLNIELHCDLTPRTCENFITLCERGYYNGVAFHRNIRNFMIQGGDPTGTGRGGESIWGKPFKDEVNSKLLHSGRGVVSMANSGPHSNGSQFFILYKSANHLNFKHSVFGNVVGGLTALAAMEKVPIDDNDRPLEEIKIKGVTIFVSPYNEPDEEEEKAKDEKNAEEDGENDKVGSWYSNPGTGATESGAVGGGVGKYLKVKNAQNKSATIDTSLTADAVTKKRKVSSGEFKDFSGW encoded by the exons ATGGGGAAGAAACAGCACAGCAAAGATCGAATGTACCTAACTAAAACGGAATGGGCAACTGAGTGGGGTGGCGCCAAATCAAAAGAAACCGGCACACCTTTCAAACGCCTCCCCTTCTATTGCTGCTC TCTTACATTTACGCCATTTGAGGATCCTGTCTGCACGGCTGAAGGCAGCGTCTTTGAGATAtt GAGTATAATTCCCTACATAAGAAAGTATGGAAAACATCCTGTTACTGGAGCTCCACTGAAGCAAGAGGATCTTATTCCTCTCAGCTTCCACAAGAATGCTGAAG GAGAGTATCATTGCCCTGTACTAAACAAAGTTTTTACTGAATTTACACACATAATTGCTGTAAAGACCACGGGAAATGTTTTCTGTTATGAG GCGATTAAAGAATTGAACATCAAAACCAAGAACTGGAAAGAGCTCCTGACTGATGAACCGTTCACCAAGGAAGACCTTGTAACAATTCAG AATCCCAATGCTCTGGACAGCAAGGTTACCCTAGACTTTGATCATGTTAAGAAAAGTCTGAAAGTGGATGATGAAG AACTAATGGGAATGGCCTCTAACATAAACATTGCTGGGGATATCAAGGAAATGCTGGAGGAGCTTGGAACTGAAAAGGGAAAGCAAACTGCGCTCCTCGGGGGAGGTGGCAGTAAGGCACAAAATGAAAGGGCCGCTGCACTTGCTGCCATACTAGCAGCAAGGTCACGTATTAAAGAGGATTCCCAATCAAATCCAAGTGAGGAGGTTAAAGCTCCATCTTTTAGCATAGTAGATGCTGCATCTGCATCAGTACATGGAAGGAGTGCAGCTGCAGCAAAAGCTGGATCAAGTGATAAAACTGCTGCTCGGATAGCCATGCACATGGCTGGAGACAGGGCACCTGTGAATGCGAAGCTG GTTAAGAGCCGTTACACCACTGGTGCTGCTTCACGATCCTTCACTTCGACGTCTTATGATCCCATCACTAAGAATGAATTCGAATATGTTAAAGttgaaaaaaatccaaagaagaaagGTTATGTTCAGATGCACACAACACATGGGGACTTAAACATTGAGCTACATTGTGACTTAACTCCTAGGACATGTGAGAACTTCATCACGCTCTGTGAACGTGGCTACTATAACGGGGTAGCTTTCCACAGGAACATTCG GAATTTTATGATCCAAGGTGGTGATCCTACCGGCACTGGAAGAGGAGGTGAATCAATATGGGGGAAACCTTTTAAAGATGAAGTTAACTCCAAATTGCTTCATTCTGGAAGGGGCGTTGTTAGCATGGCTAACAGTGGTCCCCACTCAAATGGTTCCCAGTTTTTCATCCTTTACAAATCTGCAAATCATCTCAACTTCAAACATTCAGTTTTTGGCAATGTTGTTGGTGGCTTAACTGCACTGGCAGCTATGGAAAAGGTTCCTATTGATGACAATGACAGACCGTTG GAGGAGATTAAGATAAAGGGTGTGACCATTTTTGTCAGTCCTTACAATGAAcctgatgaagaagaagaaaaggccaAAGATGAAAAGAATGCCGAGGAGGATGGTGAAAAT GATAAGGTTGGGTCATGGTATAGTAATCCCGGTACAGGAGCAACAGAATCGGGAGCTGTGGGAGGTGGAGTAGGGAAGTACTTGAAGGTGAAGAATGCTCAGAATAAATCTGCTACCATTGACACCAGTTTGACAGCAGATGCTGtgacaaagaaaaggaaagtttCATCAGGAGAATTTAAAGATTTTTCCGGCTGGTGA
- the LOC119983434 gene encoding peptidyl-prolyl cis-trans isomerase CYP65-like isoform X2, giving the protein MGKKQHSKDRMYLTKTEWATEWGGAKSKETGTPFKRLPFYCCSLTFTPFEDPVCTAEGSVFEILSIIPYIRKYGKHPVTGAPLKQEDLIPLSFHKNAEGEYHCPVLNKVFTEFTHIIAVKTTGNVFCYEAIKELNIKTKNWKELLTDEPFTKEDLVTIQNPNALDSKVTLDFDHVKKSLKVDDELMGMASNINIAGDIKEMLEELGTEKGKQTALLGGGGSKAQNERAAALAAILAARSRIKEDSQSNPSEEVKAPSFSIVDAASASVHGRSAAAAKAGSSDKTAARIAMHMAGDRAPVNAKLVKSRYTTGAASRSFTSTSYDPITKNEFEYVKVEKNPKKKGYVQMHTTHGDLNIELHCDLTPRTCENFITLCERGYYNGVAFHRNIRNFMIQGGDPTGTGRGGESIWGKPFKDEVNSKLLHSGRGVVSMANSGPHSNGSQFFILYKSANHLNFKHSVFGNVVGGLTALAAMEKVPIDDNDRPLEEIKIKGVTIFVSPYNEPDEEEEKAKDEKNAEEDGENDKVGSWYSNPGTGATESGAVGGGVGKYLKVKNAQNKSATIDTSLTADAVTKKRKVSSGEFKDFSGW; this is encoded by the exons ATGGGGAAGAAACAGCACAGCAAAGATCGAATGTACCTAACTAAAACGGAATGGGCAACTGAGTGGGGTGGCGCCAAATCAAAAGAAACCGGCACACCTTTCAAACGCCTCCCCTTCTATTGCTGCTC TCTTACATTTACGCCATTTGAGGATCCTGTCTGCACGGCTGAAGGCAGCGTCTTTGAGATAtt GAGTATAATTCCCTACATAAGAAAGTATGGAAAACATCCTGTTACTGGAGCTCCACTGAAGCAAGAGGATCTTATTCCTCTCAGCTTCCACAAGAATGCTGAAG GAGAGTATCATTGCCCTGTACTAAACAAAGTTTTTACTGAATTTACACACATAATTGCTGTAAAGACCACGGGAAATGTTTTCTGTTATGAG GCGATTAAAGAATTGAACATCAAAACCAAGAACTGGAAAGAGCTCCTGACTGATGAACCGTTCACCAAGGAAGACCTTGTAACAATTCAG AATCCCAATGCTCTGGACAGCAAGGTTACCCTAGACTTTGATCATGTTAAGAAAAGTCTGAAAGTGGATGAT GAACTAATGGGAATGGCCTCTAACATAAACATTGCTGGGGATATCAAGGAAATGCTGGAGGAGCTTGGAACTGAAAAGGGAAAGCAAACTGCGCTCCTCGGGGGAGGTGGCAGTAAGGCACAAAATGAAAGGGCCGCTGCACTTGCTGCCATACTAGCAGCAAGGTCACGTATTAAAGAGGATTCCCAATCAAATCCAAGTGAGGAGGTTAAAGCTCCATCTTTTAGCATAGTAGATGCTGCATCTGCATCAGTACATGGAAGGAGTGCAGCTGCAGCAAAAGCTGGATCAAGTGATAAAACTGCTGCTCGGATAGCCATGCACATGGCTGGAGACAGGGCACCTGTGAATGCGAAGCTG GTTAAGAGCCGTTACACCACTGGTGCTGCTTCACGATCCTTCACTTCGACGTCTTATGATCCCATCACTAAGAATGAATTCGAATATGTTAAAGttgaaaaaaatccaaagaagaaagGTTATGTTCAGATGCACACAACACATGGGGACTTAAACATTGAGCTACATTGTGACTTAACTCCTAGGACATGTGAGAACTTCATCACGCTCTGTGAACGTGGCTACTATAACGGGGTAGCTTTCCACAGGAACATTCG GAATTTTATGATCCAAGGTGGTGATCCTACCGGCACTGGAAGAGGAGGTGAATCAATATGGGGGAAACCTTTTAAAGATGAAGTTAACTCCAAATTGCTTCATTCTGGAAGGGGCGTTGTTAGCATGGCTAACAGTGGTCCCCACTCAAATGGTTCCCAGTTTTTCATCCTTTACAAATCTGCAAATCATCTCAACTTCAAACATTCAGTTTTTGGCAATGTTGTTGGTGGCTTAACTGCACTGGCAGCTATGGAAAAGGTTCCTATTGATGACAATGACAGACCGTTG GAGGAGATTAAGATAAAGGGTGTGACCATTTTTGTCAGTCCTTACAATGAAcctgatgaagaagaagaaaaggccaAAGATGAAAAGAATGCCGAGGAGGATGGTGAAAAT GATAAGGTTGGGTCATGGTATAGTAATCCCGGTACAGGAGCAACAGAATCGGGAGCTGTGGGAGGTGGAGTAGGGAAGTACTTGAAGGTGAAGAATGCTCAGAATAAATCTGCTACCATTGACACCAGTTTGACAGCAGATGCTGtgacaaagaaaaggaaagtttCATCAGGAGAATTTAAAGATTTTTCCGGCTGGTGA
- the LOC119983434 gene encoding peptidyl-prolyl cis-trans isomerase CYP65-like isoform X3, which translates to MFVVWIHLFAFQCFTPLFCGGEYHCPVLNKVFTEFTHIIAVKTTGNVFCYEAIKELNIKTKNWKELLTDEPFTKEDLVTIQNPNALDSKVTLDFDHVKKSLKVDDEELMGMASNINIAGDIKEMLEELGTEKGKQTALLGGGGSKAQNERAAALAAILAARSRIKEDSQSNPSEEVKAPSFSIVDAASASVHGRSAAAAKAGSSDKTAARIAMHMAGDRAPVNAKLVKSRYTTGAASRSFTSTSYDPITKNEFEYVKVEKNPKKKGYVQMHTTHGDLNIELHCDLTPRTCENFITLCERGYYNGVAFHRNIRNFMIQGGDPTGTGRGGESIWGKPFKDEVNSKLLHSGRGVVSMANSGPHSNGSQFFILYKSANHLNFKHSVFGNVVGGLTALAAMEKVPIDDNDRPLEEIKIKGVTIFVSPYNEPDEEEEKAKDEKNAEEDGENDKVGSWYSNPGTGATESGAVGGGVGKYLKVKNAQNKSATIDTSLTADAVTKKRKVSSGEFKDFSGW; encoded by the exons ATGTTTGTTGTATGGATTCATCTCTTTGCATTTCAGTGTTTCACTCCTCTTTTTTGTGGAG GAGAGTATCATTGCCCTGTACTAAACAAAGTTTTTACTGAATTTACACACATAATTGCTGTAAAGACCACGGGAAATGTTTTCTGTTATGAG GCGATTAAAGAATTGAACATCAAAACCAAGAACTGGAAAGAGCTCCTGACTGATGAACCGTTCACCAAGGAAGACCTTGTAACAATTCAG AATCCCAATGCTCTGGACAGCAAGGTTACCCTAGACTTTGATCATGTTAAGAAAAGTCTGAAAGTGGATGATGAAG AACTAATGGGAATGGCCTCTAACATAAACATTGCTGGGGATATCAAGGAAATGCTGGAGGAGCTTGGAACTGAAAAGGGAAAGCAAACTGCGCTCCTCGGGGGAGGTGGCAGTAAGGCACAAAATGAAAGGGCCGCTGCACTTGCTGCCATACTAGCAGCAAGGTCACGTATTAAAGAGGATTCCCAATCAAATCCAAGTGAGGAGGTTAAAGCTCCATCTTTTAGCATAGTAGATGCTGCATCTGCATCAGTACATGGAAGGAGTGCAGCTGCAGCAAAAGCTGGATCAAGTGATAAAACTGCTGCTCGGATAGCCATGCACATGGCTGGAGACAGGGCACCTGTGAATGCGAAGCTG GTTAAGAGCCGTTACACCACTGGTGCTGCTTCACGATCCTTCACTTCGACGTCTTATGATCCCATCACTAAGAATGAATTCGAATATGTTAAAGttgaaaaaaatccaaagaagaaagGTTATGTTCAGATGCACACAACACATGGGGACTTAAACATTGAGCTACATTGTGACTTAACTCCTAGGACATGTGAGAACTTCATCACGCTCTGTGAACGTGGCTACTATAACGGGGTAGCTTTCCACAGGAACATTCG GAATTTTATGATCCAAGGTGGTGATCCTACCGGCACTGGAAGAGGAGGTGAATCAATATGGGGGAAACCTTTTAAAGATGAAGTTAACTCCAAATTGCTTCATTCTGGAAGGGGCGTTGTTAGCATGGCTAACAGTGGTCCCCACTCAAATGGTTCCCAGTTTTTCATCCTTTACAAATCTGCAAATCATCTCAACTTCAAACATTCAGTTTTTGGCAATGTTGTTGGTGGCTTAACTGCACTGGCAGCTATGGAAAAGGTTCCTATTGATGACAATGACAGACCGTTG GAGGAGATTAAGATAAAGGGTGTGACCATTTTTGTCAGTCCTTACAATGAAcctgatgaagaagaagaaaaggccaAAGATGAAAAGAATGCCGAGGAGGATGGTGAAAAT GATAAGGTTGGGTCATGGTATAGTAATCCCGGTACAGGAGCAACAGAATCGGGAGCTGTGGGAGGTGGAGTAGGGAAGTACTTGAAGGTGAAGAATGCTCAGAATAAATCTGCTACCATTGACACCAGTTTGACAGCAGATGCTGtgacaaagaaaaggaaagtttCATCAGGAGAATTTAAAGATTTTTCCGGCTGGTGA